In the Perca flavescens isolate YP-PL-M2 chromosome 20, PFLA_1.0, whole genome shotgun sequence genome, one interval contains:
- the rdh12 gene encoding retinol dehydrogenase 12: MVLLIIVAGLGVVTLLVILFAPHIRKYAAGGVCMSPARLDGKTVLITGANTGIGKETAQDLATRGARVIMACRDVDKGEEAAASIRAAYPEAKVEVHELDLADTCSIRAFAQKFLREVNQLHILINNAGVMMCPYTKTIDGFEMHIGVNHLGHFLLTSLLIGLLKRSAPARIVVVSSLAHNFGWIRFHDLHSQGSYNSGLAYCQSKLANVLFAREFARRLKGTNVTVNSVHPGTVNSDLTRHSTLMTIFFTVFSTFLKTPREGAQTSIYCAVAEELHSISGKHFSDCAPAFVAPQGRNEETARRLWDVSCELLGIEWD; the protein is encoded by the exons ATGGTGCTTTTAATAATTGTCGCGGGCCTCGGAGTGGTGACGTTACTGGTGATTTTATTTGCACCACATATAAG AAAATATGCAGCAGGAGGAGTGTGCATGTCCCCAGCTAGACTGGATGGGAAGACAGTGCTCATCACTGGGGCCAACACAGGGATCGGGAAGGAGACTGCCCAGGACCTGGCAACGCGAG GGGCTCGGGTGATCATGGCCTGCCGAGATGTGGACAAAGGAGAGGAGGCTGCGGCCAGCATACGAGCTGCGTATCCTGAAGCAAAAGTGGAGGTCCACGAGCTGGACCTGGCAGACACCTGTTCTATAAGAGCCTTTGCACAGAAATTCCTGAGAG AGGTCAACCAACTTCACATCCTCATCAACAACGCCGGGGTGATGATGTGCCCCTACACAAAAACTATTGACGGCTTTGAGATGCACATCGGAGTCAATCACCTGG GGCACTTCCTGTTGACGTCGCTGCTGATCGGGCTGCTGAAGCGCAGCGCGCCGGCCCGGATCGTGGTGGTCTCGTCTCTGGCTCACAACTTCGGCTGGATTCGTTTCCATGACCTCCACAGCCAGGGAAGCTACAACAGTGGACTGGCGTACTGCCAGAGTAAACTGGCCAACGTGCTCTTTGCCAGAGAGTTTGCGCGTAGACtcaaag GTACCAATGTGACCGTGAACTCGGTCCACCCGGGGACGGTGAACTCTGACCTGACCAGACACTCGACTCTCATGACGATATTTTTCACCGTCTTCTCCACGTTCCTAAAAACCCCGCGGGAAGGAGCACAGACCAGCATCTACTGTGCTGTGGCAGAGGAACTGCACTCCATCTCTGGGAAACACTTCAG TGACTGCGCCCCCGCCTTCGTAGCCCCACAGGGACGAAATGAGGAGACCGCGAGGAGACTGTGGGACGTCAGCTGTGAGCTTCTTGGTATCGAGTGGGACTGA